A stretch of the Poseidonibacter parvus genome encodes the following:
- a CDS encoding OmpA family protein: protein MSVGKKVFFLLIALVILITYTVSTFNYKTILNDGQTQNTSFSSEDSMFGEYADSFVAKINELKSGILETLGLESNDTIKENKKPVRLELQKENGIVLMNGTFKDEEQAKSIVDLLNINRNGEYKFEENRVKDVVLLNKLSMIMDSFKEFFLDGSKLLLEDGEVLLNGELKDSNFKPLLDSIIAKSNLNIKTNIKEPSKSKTEEIIDGIKTVGTKSIKTVAKIELSSESEDKLNDLENTVTKAVEVKSSLVQEAQRDINNLTSNKKITFKRRSTNITEESKETVKDIASILLENSKLTVEIAGHTDSRGSASLNKRISQDRANSVKAALVNLGVDSKNIKAIGYGEDFPIAKDDEQGLSEINRRVEFIVGEIK from the coding sequence ATGTCAGTAGGAAAAAAAGTTTTCTTTTTATTAATAGCGTTAGTTATTTTAATAACTTACACAGTATCAACATTTAATTACAAAACAATACTAAATGATGGACAAACACAAAATACTAGTTTTAGTAGTGAAGATTCAATGTTTGGTGAATATGCAGATTCATTTGTTGCAAAAATAAATGAGTTAAAAAGCGGCATACTAGAAACACTTGGTTTGGAATCGAATGATACAATAAAAGAAAATAAAAAGCCTGTTAGATTAGAACTACAAAAAGAAAATGGAATAGTTCTAATGAATGGTACTTTTAAAGATGAAGAACAAGCTAAAAGCATTGTTGACTTATTAAATATTAATAGAAATGGTGAATATAAATTTGAAGAAAATAGAGTAAAAGATGTTGTTTTATTAAATAAGTTATCTATGATTATGGATTCTTTTAAAGAGTTCTTCTTGGATGGCTCAAAGTTATTACTAGAAGATGGAGAGGTTTTATTAAATGGTGAATTAAAGGATTCAAACTTTAAACCATTATTAGATTCAATTATTGCAAAAAGTAATCTTAATATAAAAACTAATATAAAAGAACCTAGTAAGTCTAAAACAGAAGAGATTATCGATGGTATTAAAACGGTTGGTACAAAATCAATTAAAACTGTTGCTAAAATTGAGTTAAGTAGTGAATCAGAAGATAAATTAAATGATTTAGAAAATACAGTAACTAAAGCTGTTGAAGTTAAATCTAGTTTAGTTCAAGAAGCACAAAGAGATATAAATAATTTAACTTCTAATAAAAAAATAACTTTTAAAAGAAGAAGTACAAATATTACAGAAGAATCAAAAGAAACAGTAAAAGATATTGCAAGTATTTTGTTAGAAAATAGTAAACTAACTGTAGAAATTGCAGGTCATACTGATTCAAGAGGTAGTGCCTCTTTAAATAAAAGAATCTCTCAAGATAGAGCAAATAGTGTTAAAGCAGCATTAGTTAACTTAGGAGTTGATTCTAAGAATATTAAAGCAATAGGTTATGGGGAAGATTTTCCAATTGCCAAAGATGATGAACAAGGTTTATCTGAGATTAATAGAAGAGTAGAGTTTATAGTAGGAGAAATAAAATGA
- a CDS encoding transglycosylase SLT domain-containing protein, producing the protein MNLKITLLVMLFITNIFASNFNASKLTPAEIKTLKQIKMQGKKHGLSYSLMAIAIKESSIGKYLVNVDSKDYGLYQANIKTVLSRQKARNTSWNRNKYAMRLISDFQFATKNAIAELTYWKKIHKNDWKKVWGSYNGGWKYNSKRARNYSRDIATIIKRLKRVKV; encoded by the coding sequence ATGAATTTAAAAATTACATTATTAGTAATGTTATTTATTACAAATATTTTTGCATCAAACTTTAACGCATCAAAATTAACACCTGCAGAAATTAAAACATTAAAACAAATAAAAATGCAAGGTAAAAAGCATGGTCTTAGTTATTCACTAATGGCAATTGCAATTAAAGAATCATCTATTGGAAAATATCTTGTAAATGTAGATAGTAAAGATTATGGATTATATCAAGCAAATATCAAAACAGTATTAAGTAGACAAAAAGCAAGAAATACTTCATGGAATAGAAATAAATATGCTATGAGATTAATTTCTGATTTTCAATTCGCTACAAAAAATGCAATTGCTGAATTAACTTATTGGAAAAAAATTCACAAGAATGATTGGAAAAAAGTTTGGGGTTCTTACAATGGTGGTTGGAAATATAATAGCAAAAGAGCTAGAAATTATTCAAGAGATATCGCAACAATAATAAAAAGATTAAAAAGAGTTAAAGTATAG
- a CDS encoding nitrilase-related carbon-nitrogen hydrolase, translating into MNLIALQIKTQEDFSKNLENLKELIIQSPENSIILAPEIALSGFCYDRMQEASEFSIIAIKELMQLAVNKTIALTLITQKNGKFFNTLHIFNNQELIHTQSKVKLFPLGSEHEHFEVGNEEDIKIIEINGIKIATLICFELRFPQLWEKIKGADIILNPSMWGIKRKDHYETISKSLALVNQCFVIACNSSDSNMAKGSAIISPFGNVNKDDEKEIIIEKYVHEEIKKVRKYINIGL; encoded by the coding sequence ATGAATTTAATAGCACTACAAATTAAAACCCAAGAAGATTTTTCAAAAAACCTAGAAAACTTAAAAGAATTAATTATACAAAGTCCAGAAAACTCTATTATTTTAGCACCTGAAATTGCTTTAAGTGGATTTTGTTATGACAGAATGCAAGAAGCCTCAGAGTTTTCTATTATTGCTATAAAAGAGCTAATGCAATTAGCAGTAAATAAAACTATAGCTCTAACACTAATAACTCAAAAAAATGGAAAGTTTTTTAATACCTTACATATTTTCAATAATCAAGAGTTAATTCATACACAATCTAAAGTAAAACTATTTCCACTAGGCTCTGAACATGAGCATTTTGAAGTAGGAAATGAAGAAGATATAAAAATTATTGAGATAAATGGAATTAAAATTGCCACTTTAATTTGCTTTGAGTTAAGATTTCCACAGTTATGGGAAAAAATAAAAGGTGCTGATATAATCTTAAATCCTTCTATGTGGGGAATAAAAAGAAAAGACCATTATGAAACAATTTCTAAATCTCTTGCCTTAGTTAATCAATGTTTTGTAATTGCTTGTAATAGTAGCGATTCAAATATGGCAAAAGGAAGTGCAATAATTTCACCTTTTGGAAATGTAAATAAAGATGATGAAAAAGAAATAATAATTGAAAAATATGTTCATGAAGAGATAAAAAAAGTACGTAAATATATTAATATTGGTTTATAA
- a CDS encoding phosphomannomutase/phosphoglucomutase produces MINKAIFRQYDIRGIFPNELNSDNTKLIGYYLGLEIQKRTEKKAYVIIGYDIRKHSTMLFNSLISGLNQSGCKVLNIGLVATGVNYFASYQEFNIDNKTIKPDASIMITGSHNAKKYNGFKTTIQNQPYFADDLIRLYEDIKSNENIKIEDNHDFIKVDAKSLYIDYMIKQFSHLKDLPTKFIIDCGNGMADTVITSIFDKLNLNYKALYTKPDGNFPNHHPDPSNEKNLSDLKSHLKDDCHYGFAYDGDADRIAVLTQKYNIKGDILALLFSKTMKNPVIIGEVTYSQNVFNEINTHGTTIMNKTGYSNLRLKLKELNADLAAEVSGHIFFNDRYYGFDDAIYATFRVLELISSNMNIDKEIDSLPKIYTSENIEIQIEEEKKFLLMQKIETSLKRLNRDFPIIKNIITVDGLRINFEYGWALVRASNTNPILVTKYEASSFATAKTYQNALEKLIQKEINEFNSTTN; encoded by the coding sequence GTGATAAACAAAGCTATATTTAGACAGTACGATATTAGAGGTATATTTCCAAATGAATTAAATAGTGATAATACAAAACTTATTGGATATTACCTAGGACTTGAAATACAAAAAAGGACAGAAAAAAAAGCTTACGTAATAATTGGATATGATATTAGAAAACATTCAACAATGCTTTTTAACTCACTAATTAGTGGACTTAATCAATCTGGATGTAAAGTATTAAATATAGGTCTTGTAGCAACTGGAGTTAATTACTTTGCTTCATACCAAGAGTTTAATATTGATAATAAAACAATAAAGCCAGATGCATCTATAATGATAACTGGTAGCCATAATGCAAAAAAATATAATGGCTTTAAAACAACAATACAAAACCAACCTTATTTTGCAGATGATTTAATAAGGCTTTACGAAGATATTAAATCAAATGAAAATATAAAGATTGAAGATAATCATGATTTTATTAAAGTTGATGCTAAGAGTTTATATATAGATTATATGATTAAACAGTTCTCACACTTGAAAGATTTACCAACAAAATTTATAATTGATTGTGGAAATGGAATGGCTGATACTGTTATTACTTCTATCTTTGATAAACTAAATTTAAACTATAAAGCCTTATATACAAAACCTGATGGTAACTTTCCAAATCATCATCCAGACCCTAGCAATGAAAAGAATCTATCTGATTTAAAAAGTCATTTAAAAGATGATTGTCATTATGGTTTTGCTTATGATGGAGATGCCGATAGAATTGCAGTTCTTACTCAAAAGTATAATATCAAGGGTGATATCTTAGCACTTTTGTTTTCAAAAACTATGAAAAACCCTGTAATTATTGGTGAAGTTACATATTCACAAAATGTATTTAATGAGATAAATACACATGGCACAACTATTATGAATAAAACAGGTTATTCAAACTTACGACTTAAACTCAAAGAGCTAAATGCTGATTTAGCAGCTGAGGTTTCAGGGCATATATTTTTTAATGATAGATATTATGGTTTTGATGATGCTATTTATGCAACATTTAGAGTTTTAGAGTTAATTTCTTCAAATATGAATATTGACAAAGAAATAGATAGTCTACCAAAAATTTATACTAGTGAAAATATTGAAATACAAATAGAAGAAGAAAAAAAGTTTTTATTAATGCAAAAAATAGAAACTTCATTAAAGAGACTAAATAGAGACTTTCCTATAATTAAAAATATTATTACAGTTGATGGTCTTAGAATAAACTTTGAATATGGTTGGGCCTTAGTAAGAGCTTCAAATACAAATCCAATCTTAGTTACAAAATATGAAGCAAGTAGCTTTGCAACTGCAAAAACATATCAAAATGCCCTAGAGAAATTAATACAAAAGGAAATAAATGAATTTAATAGCACTACAAATTAA
- a CDS encoding methylated-DNA--[protein]-cysteine S-methyltransferase: MREYKTPNKEIILTTTIDTPLGQMFAAASKKGIVMLCYFTPFNIEARIDILKKSFDTDIIPSECEYFDMLRIQLEEYFNNQRTTFELPMQLIGSTFQIQVWKELLNIPYGSIQSFSSFASKIDTLNTNRATQKAIESPLAQNMLNIIVPCHRIQKDDGSSNIYAGGNEAKEFLLNLESKRA; encoded by the coding sequence ATGAGAGAATACAAAACACCTAATAAAGAAATAATACTAACAACTACAATTGATACTCCACTTGGCCAAATGTTTGCAGCTGCTTCAAAAAAAGGAATAGTAATGCTTTGCTATTTCACACCTTTTAATATAGAAGCTAGAATTGATATTTTAAAAAAGAGTTTTGACACTGATATTATTCCATCTGAGTGTGAATATTTTGATATGTTAAGAATTCAACTTGAAGAGTATTTTAATAATCAAAGAACTACATTTGAATTACCAATGCAACTTATTGGTTCTACATTTCAAATACAAGTATGGAAAGAGTTACTAAATATTCCTTATGGAAGTATTCAAAGCTTTTCTTCTTTTGCATCAAAAATTGATACTTTAAATACAAATAGAGCAACACAAAAAGCAATTGAGAGTCCTCTTGCTCAAAATATGCTAAATATAATCGTACCTTGCCATAGAATACAAAAAGATGATGGAAGTTCTAATATATATGCAGGTGGAAATGAAGCAAAAGAGTTTTTATTAAATTTAGAAAGCAAAAGAGCGTAG